The Megalobrama amblycephala isolate DHTTF-2021 linkage group LG8, ASM1881202v1, whole genome shotgun sequence region tTACCCATTGACTATCTGCTAGTTGGTCAGTCTAGTTCTTAAGACAGTCTGAACATGTTTATGCAACTGAACACTGATCAGTTATTCACCACAAAACCTTTATATtgtaaatatcaaaaataaaatatttaacaatctGGTCTTATTTTCCACCTTTTTTATTCCAATAAttatgcacatttcattcagcATTTTATTCAGGCAAGGTTAATacaacacagaaataaacacaGACCCATTACAGAAAATTTACATTAATACAAACAAGAAAACAGACACAGATAAAACAAGAGGCAGACGTTTGTTCATTTCTTGTAGGTTGCGTGCAAATGGGCTTTGAAGGCTGCAACAAAAGTGATTTGAAACGTCAGTTTATTGCAGAATTCAAAAACAATTCTCTAAACACTGCAGTTTCAAGAAACTGCTTCATTTTGGCATGTTCTCTTACCTTCCTGGTCATCCCATAGTTCAGCAGCTGCAGAGTTCATTGGACTATCATTGTTGggttctgaaaaaaaataaaattcataagTACAATGATCCAGACAAGATGGCTAGTCTGGGGTAAATTACTTTAAAACCAAATCAGACAATAGAAAGTAGTTCACCTCACAAGAATTAAGATCTGAATTAACGGATTCTACATATAAGTAGGCACTGCCAAAGCTAATGAAATCATATTGTTGCAAAACTTGAATTAAAGAAAAACTTGTGTTGTTTAATTTCAAGTAAACATCCTGAAGATCATGACcaattaaattcaaataaccATGAATTGAGAATGAACCAAAACTTTGTTTCTCACGGTAAAGCAGAACCCACCTCCTAGTAGACTCTGAATGGACAGTAGTATGGAGCGAACATCATAAAGTGCAGACCACTTGTCCTTCAAAATGTCTAGGCAGATGAAACCATTCTCATCAACATTTGGGTGGAAACAAGCAGTGATGAATTTCACCCGAGGGGCGTTGTAGGGGTACCCGCTAGGAAACTCCAGTGAAAGTTTGTACCTCAAACCTTCATAAACCTAAATAGAGAGGGAAAAAATTAGGGATTTACGCAAGATTCTCTGACTACCTACATTAACTTGCATGAAACTTGCAAGAATCACATTTCCTGACACCAAGCGAAAAACAACTCCCACCGTTCCTTGAGCTCCATCTATCGTGCCTATCCATTTGAAGAGATTGTCAGACTCTGGAAACGCTGAAATCCCCTTGTCTCCTGACATCTGC contains the following coding sequences:
- the ube2c gene encoding ubiquitin-conjugating enzyme E2 C, encoding MASQNMDPAAAASTAALKGSETSGSVSKGSVSKRLQQELMTLMMSGDKGISAFPESDNLFKWIGTIDGAQGTVYEGLRYKLSLEFPSGYPYNAPRVKFITACFHPNVDENGFICLDILKDKWSALYDVRSILLSIQSLLGEPNNDSPMNSAAAELWDDQEAFKAHLHATYKK